Genomic segment of Rickettsiella endosymbiont of Xylota segnis:
CTAAGTAATAATAATGTCCCATAGAATACAGTCTCTTTCCCCGAACCTATGATAACCCAAAAAGAGTAGATTCCCGCTAAAATTGCAATAACTACTGAACCAAATAACTTTCTACCTTTTTTAAAAAGTCCAGGATATTTAAAAAAGATAACCAACTCAGACATCGTAGTTAAAAAATAAGGAATCAGCGAGGCTAAAGTTGCTAATAAGATAATAATTGTAAATTGTTTAACCAAACTATGATTTAAGGTCATCAATAATAGGAAGGAAATTAGAATGCTAGAAATAACTAAACCCGCAACAGGTGTCCCATTTTCTGATTTTTTTAAAAAAATGCTTGGAAAAAGTTTATCCTGAGCTGCCGCTAATGGAATTTGACCTTGAAGTAAAATCCAGCCGTTTAAAGCGCCTAAACAAGAAATGACTGCCCCGATAGCAACTAAAAAACTCCCTGTCGGTCCAAACATGATGCGTGCAGCATCAGCATATGGAGCATTAGACTGCGCAAGTTCTGTTAACGGCATAACCCCCATTACTGCGATACTACTCAACAAATAAACGACTGTCGCTATAGTTACTCCCAAAATAGTCGCTTTAGGAATATTACGATTAGGGTTATCTACATGACCCGCAGGAACTGAAGCAGATTCTAGACCGATAAAAGACCATAAAGTTAAAGTTGCTGCGCCGCTAAATGCACTTAAGTTAGATTTGCCGGATAAATTGAATGCACTCAAAAAATGAGGATGAATATAAAAAATCCCTACTAAAGCAATAAGTAATAAAGGAATCAATTTTAAAATAGTTGTCAATAACTGAAAAATGCCTGCATGCCGAACACCTAGAATATTAATAAAAGTCATTAACCACACCAAACCAATACTAACAAAACAAGACCATAGGGCATTTTTAGCCAAAAGGGGCCAAAAAAAACTTAAGTATCCTGTCAAAGCAACAACTATTGCTGCATTACCTACCCATAGTGCAATCCAATAATTATAAGCCATCTGGAATCCAACAAAATCACCAAATGCCTCTCGACAATAAGCATAAGGTCCTCCAATGAGAGGCATCACATTAGTTAGCTTAGCAAATACTAATGCTATTAACAAAGCACCCACTGCTGTAGCGATCCAAGAGAGCAAACTAATACTGCCATAGGCAGCCAAGGAAGCTGGTAATAAGAAAATTCCTGAACCTATCATATTACCTGTAACTAGAGCAGTTAACATCCACAACCCTAATTTTTGTTGTTTCATTTTTTTGAACATTTTGAATCTAACCTCTGAATTTTGCGCAGAATAAAACGCTATGCCATTATACCCATCTCATATTTTAATGCGAAAAATTTATGTCAAAAATTTCAGGCCTGTATGTAGTAGCTACACCTATAGGTAATCTAGAAGATTTTAGTCCCAGAGCAATAAACACACTACAAAATGTTAATCAAATTGCTGCCGAAGATACTCGCCATAGTCAAAAATTACTTAAACATTTTGGTATTGTCACTTCAGTAATTTCATTACATGAACATAATGAAGCAGTTTCCAGCAAACTTCTTTTAGATTGCCTAAAAAAAAACCAATCTATAGCCTTAATTAGTGATGCAGGAACACCACTTATTAATGATCCAGGTTATCGTTTAGTTAAATTAGCCCACCAACATGGAATTCCAGTTATCCCTATCCCTGGTCCTTGTGCTTTAATAACTGCTTTATGCGCTTCGGGCTTAACGTGTGATAGATTTATTTTTGAAGGATTTTTACCCGGAAAAAGTATCGCTCGACAAAAAAAATTACTAGAATTCTTAAATGAAACGCGAACAAGTATTTTCTATGAAGCACCACACCGTATTCTAGAGTTAATAGATGACATGTTGGCTGTATTTGGACCGAAACGTTACGTAGTTTTAGCTAGAGAATTAACAAAAACTTTTGAAACCATCCATGGCGATAATTTAGAACAATTGAAAATCTGGTTGAATTTAGATAGAAATCAACAAAAAGGAGAATTTGTCGTCCTTGTCGAAGGGGCTGAATATCTAAACCCATATGAAATTGACAAGCAACGAATTTTAGGAATTTTATTAGATGAATTACCGATTAAGCAAGCAACTTCCATAGCTGCTAAAATAACGCATGAGAAAAAAAATAAATTATATGCTTTGGCTTTGGCTATAACGGGTAAATAACATGAATGATAATACTATTGAGGTCTTTCAACGAGGAAGTACAGAAATACTTGTTGTTGATGAGTTAAAAAATAAAATAAAAGAAAATAGGCCTTTACGTATTAAAGCGGGTTTTGACCCAACAGCTCCTGATCTACATCTTGGTCATACTGTGCTTATCAACAAGCTTCGTCAATTACAGGATTTAGGTCATGAAATTGATATTATCATTGGTGATTTTACGGCACTTATTGGCGATCCATCAGGTAAAAATGCAACCCGCCCGCCCTTAAGTGTCGATCAAATTACAGCCAATACCAAAACCTATCAACAGCAATTTAGTAAAATATTAGACCCAAAAAAAACCAACTTGCGTTTTAACTCTGAATGGTTAGGAAAATTATCAGTTACTAACCTAATTAAATTAGCATCATCTTATACTGTAGCTCGAATGCTAGAAAGAGATGACTTTCATCAACGGTATCGCCAGCATCAACCTATTGCAATACATGAATTCCTGTATCCTTTACTTCAGGGCTATGATTCTGTCGTATTAAAAACCGATCTTGAATGTGGTGGTAACGATCAAAAATTTAATTTATTGTTGGGAAGAGAGTTACAGAAACATTTCAAACAAACACCACAGATAATTTTAACCATGCCTTTATTAGAGGGTTTAGATGGCATACAAAAAATGTCTAAATCACTCAATAATTATATTGCTATCGATGAACCGGCAAACGATATGTTCGGAAAAATTATGTCAATTTCTGACGAGTTGATGTGGCGTTATTTTGAATTACTTTCCTTCAAAAAATCTTTACATAATATTAAATCCATGCAGCAAGAAGCTAAATTGGGTTTAGCCAATCCACGTGATTTTAAAATAGAGTTAGCCTTAGAAATTATTGAACGTTTTCACACTAAAGCAGATGCTGAAAAAGCATTCCAGGAATTTCAACAACGATTTAGAGATGGTGCCATTCCTTCACAAATTAAAGAACTGAATATAACCATCCCCGGAGAGAATTTATCAATTGCCAACTTATTAAAGCAAGCGGGATTGGTGACGAGTACCTCAGAGGCATTGCGCTCAATTGAGGCAGGTGCAGTTAAAATTGACTCTTTAAAAATAGAGGATAAGAAGCTATTAATTAAACCAGGCACTAGTCATATTTATCAAGTTGGAAAAAGACGCTTTGCCAAAGTCACTCTCTTAAGTAAATAACATTCAATAATAATGACACTCACAGCAATGGAGTTTTTTTAGAGTGGCGCCCGTAGTGAAGTAACCGAAGTGTATTAACTGAGGATTGGGAATTGAGCAGTAACCCAGGCAAAATTCAAGTGCGATGAGTATATTCTCGACTGGCGCCCGCTGATTCTAGACGTTGTAGGTAGTGTTCCCAATATTCAGCATAATGCTTAGATAATTCATAGAGTGTTTCCCAACTATAGATTCCTGACTGATGATTATCGTCAAAAATTAATCTGATAGCGTAATGACCGATTGATTCTATGTTGGTGATATTTACATTTTTTTTGCCACTGACTAATTTTCCTTCATTATGCCCATGGCCTTTAACTTCCGCAGAAGGTGATAAAACTCTTAAATATTCACAGGGTAATCTAAATTTTTCACCATTATCAAATAGTATTTCTAATATTCGTGTCTTCTGTAGAAGTTTTATATCGGTAGGAATAGAAACCATTGTTATAAAATAAAATGACTGGTATCTTGATCTTGCGCTAATGGTGTTAGATGTTTATCAACATAATTAACATCGATATTTATGTTTTTATGGGTACAATCAGTTGCTTCAAAAGATATCTCCTCCAACAATCTTTCCATCACGGTATATAAACGCCGTGCGCCAATATTCTCAGTTTTTTCATTTAGATCATAGGCAATTTCAGCGATACGTTGAATAGCAAGCTTATCAAAATTTAATTCTAATTCTTCAGTGCCCAGTAAAGCCTGATATTGAACGATTAAAGATGCTTGGGGCTCCACTAAAATACGTTCAAAATCTTTTGCCGTTAATGCCTTTAACTCCACTCGAATTGGCAAACGACCTTGTAGTTCCGGAACTAAATCCGATGGTTTAGATAAATGAAAAGCACCTGCAGCAATAAATAAAATATGATCTGTTCGGACCATGCCATATTTTGTGGAAACAGTACATCCTTCAATTAAAGGCAACAAATCACGCTGTACCCCCTCACGTGAAACATCTGCACCACTCATTTCACCACGACGGCACACTTTATCGATTTCATCGATAAATACTATTCCGTATTGCTCTACCCATTCAATTGCTTTACGCTTCAAATCTTCTTCATCAAGTAACTTACCTGCTTCTTCTTTTTGAATAACAGCTAATGCATCTTTTACCTTCATACGGCGGGTACGAGTACGCGCTGTACCAATATTCTGCAGCATGTTTTGCAATTGATTAGTCATATCTTCCATACCAGGGGGACCCATAATCTCTACCCCGGCTGGTAAAGCCGCTAACTCTACATCTATTTCTTTATCATCTAAAAGTCCTGCTCGTAATTGCTTGCGAAAAACATTCCTCGCTATAGACTTTTCTTTATTTTTAGACTCATCTGCAGCTTCACCTTTTGTTAAACGCGCTGGAGGAACAAAACTGTCAATAATTTTGCTTTCTGCCGCCTCCAGAACTTGAGGATGAAGACGCGTAATTTCCTCTTCACGTAAAAATTTGAATGCGGAATCCACTAAATCTCTAGGAATAGAATCTACATCTCTTCCTATGTAACCTACTTCAGTGAACTTAGTAGCTTCTATTTTTAAAAAAGGACAACCTGTAATTTTGGCCGCACGCCGACCAATCTCAGTCTTACCTACCCCAGAGGGACCGATCATTAGAATATTTTTGGGTGTCACCTCATCTCTTAACTCTGGGTTAAGTAACATACGACGTTTACGATTACGCAAAGCAATCGCAATAGCTCTCTTGGCTTCATTCTGTCCTATAATAAATCGATCAAGTTCTTGCACTATTTGTTTAGGAGTCAAATCAATTTTACTTAAATAATCTACCCCGACAGACATATCTGCGTCATTATTGGTTTGATTAATATCTTCTGAAAAATTAGCGTCTACCATAGTTAGCTCAGAAACTTGATTGGTTTCATCAATAGTTGTATCAATTAAGTCGGATATATTAGTTTTCATTAATAAATAAGTAATTAGTTTATATTAAGGTTATTATTTTTTAGTGGCCACAGATTCAATTTCTTCAATCGTACGTTGATGATTTGTAAACACACATATGTCCGCAGCAATAATTAAACTTTTTTCAACAATAGCACGAGCACTTAATTTAGTATTTTGAAATAATGCCAATGCAGCAGACTGTGCATAAGCCCCTCCCGAACCTATGGCAATTAAATCATGCTCAGGCTCAATTACATCCCCATTCCCACTTAACATAAAAGATTTTTCTTTATCCGCAACTGCTAACATTGCCTCTAAACGCCGTAAAACTCGATCGGAACGCCAATCTTTTGCAAGCTCCACCGAAGCGCGGTCTAAACGTCCATTACATTCTTTTAACTTATTTTCAAACCGTTCTATTAATGTAAATGCGTCGGCTGTTGCGCCTGCAAATCCAACTAATACTTGACCGTCATACAATTTGCGAACCTTACGAGCGTTCCCTTTTAAAACAATCGCATTACCTAAAGTAACCTGACCATCTCCACCAATAACGACTTTATCGTTACGCCGAACTAATAATATTGTTGTACCATGTAATGACTGCACTATTTACTCTTTAAATTGTCGGATGTTGAATCTACCACTATGGTGACTTGGATGACTTTTTTCAAGGTCTGGAGATATTAATCCTCCTCATCTAGGGAATAATTTTAATCAAAATCGCAGCTAATCCCGCTTTATTTAAACGTTTTTTTTCCTCAGTTAGCCTGCCTAAGTTCGAGGGACCAATATAGATTTGGTATATTAGCTTACCATTAACTAAGTTGGCCTTTTTTTGCACGGGAAATCCTTTCAGCAATGCTTGAGCTTGCAACTGTTCTGCATGAGCTCGATCAGTAAAATCACCTAAGACGAGCATATAAACCTCATGATTGAATTGACTCATTTCTTCTTCTAATTGTTTTTTAGCCTCCGCAATAGCTACTTGTTCAGGCGTTGGGCTTAGCATTGCATCTATGGGTCTTTGTTGTCCCGAAGAAGTATGAAGTGTTGTTGTCATATCATTGGATAACGGCATTTCCTTCATTGCAGAATCGACATGTTGTGATAAATTCAAATTGTCTTGAGGCAAAATATTATAGAAATCGAATTTTGGTTCTGGCGATTGAGGCGCTGGGACTTCGATATTTTTTTTATCAGCTATCTTTTCGACAGATTGAATAGCTGTTCTTTTATGAACAGGCTTTAGAAAAAACAAGCCTAAAATAAATAAACCGATTGAAATTCCTAACATTACCCATAGATAACGATTGTTTTTACGTCTAGGAGTTAAATATTTATATTTTGTATATTTTTTTGCATAATCTTTAGCCATTACATTACTTCCAAAGTCTCTACACCTAATAAGCTTAGGCCATTTTTAATTACTTGTGCAGTTGCTGCAATTAAATTTAGTCTCGCATTTCTCAACTTATTATCCTCTATCAAAAAAACAAATGAATTATAATAAACATGAAAGCTTTGCGCTAAATCTCTCAAATAGTGTGCAATAATATGCGGTTCGTAAGAAGTGGCTGCTGATTCTAGTATTTCTAAATAACGATTTAGTAAAACCAACAAATCCTGTTCTTGTATTTCCTTTAATTCTTTAATCGCGGTCATACCTAAAGACTTATCCCAAACCCATTTTTTTGCATTGAGTTGACGCATGACACTACATATTCGCGCGTAAGCATACTGTACGTAATAGACAGGATTAGCATTCGACTGCTCTTTAGCCAGATCAAGATCAAAATCCATATGCTGATCCGCACGTCGTAATACGTAAAAAAAACGTGTTGCATCAGTACCTACTTCTTCTCGAAGCTCTCGTAAAGTAATAAACTCTCCGCTACGAGTAGACATTTGAATTTTTTTATCGCCGCGATAAAGAATAGCAAATTGCACCAATAAGGCTTTTAAACTATCTGATGAAAAACCTAAAGCTTGTATAACCGCACGAATTCTAGGGACATAGCCATGATGATCAGAACCTAATATGTTAATTATTTTTTTAAATTTGCGTTGTTCTAATATACAGAGACGATAGGCCGCATCTGCTGCAAAGTAGGTAGGTTGTCCATTTTCGCGTAACAAAACTCTATCTTTATCATCGCCAAAGTCTGTGGATTTAAACCATAAAGCCCCATTAGCTTCATAGGTTTTTCCACTCGCTGTTAAACGCTTTATAGTTTTATCGACAAAATTGGTCTCAAACAAACTTTTTTCTGAAAACCATTCATCAAAATTTACTCTAAACGCACTAAGATCTTCTTTAATATCGCTTAAAATAGAGTTTAAACCTACTTCAAATATCTTTTCATAATCAACATCTCCTAATAAAATTTTAGCTTTAGTGATAAGACCGTCAATATGCTGTTCCTTATTCCCACCTTGTGGTTCGTCAATAGGGATACCTTTAAATACTAATTCAGCTGCTTTAAAAAAATCCTTACCATGTTGTGAAAAAAGTTGCTCAGCAATCTTATGAACATAGTTTCCTCGATAGGCGTTACTAGGGAAAATAAATTTTTCTCCGCAGATCTCTAAATAACGCAGCCAAACGCTGGTTGCCAAAATATCCATCTGCCTTCCAGCATCGTTGATATAATATTCTGCACAAACTTGATAGCCTACTGCTCTCAATAATCTCACCATAGAGTCGCCATAGGCTGCCCCACGACCATGACCCACGTGCAAAGGACCAGTAGGATTAGCAGAAACAAACTCAACTAAAACAGATTCATTATTGCCTAAATTTGAAATCCCAAATTGATTGGTTTGATTTAAAATCTCTTCGATAACTGGATACCAAAAGGATTTTTTTAAAAAAAAATTAATAAACCCAGGTTTTGCTATTTCAATTTTTTCTAGTTTAGAATTTTCTGAAGAACAATCTATCTTCGATTTTATTTTTTCGGCTAATTGCAGTGGTGATATTTGTAATTTTTTCGCCAAAACTAAAGCAATATTACTTGAAAAATCCCCATGTGATTTTTCTCTGGCATAATCCACTTGGATAGTCAGTGAAGCAGGTAGGGATAATTCGCCCATGCTTAACAAGGCTTTTTTGATTTCTTGTTGCACTATGCGTTTCATAAGGATTAAATCATTAGAAGGTCAAGAAGGGCGAGATTATAGCGCAATACGCTCCAGGAAAAATATAGCCAATAAGCTGATAAACTAAGCCCTTTAGAATATTAAGTCTTATTAATTCAAACGTTTTAACCTTTCCGGCCTAAATGCTCAATCTTTATCTGGCAAATAACCTCCGACAAGGTTAATATTCCATCAAAATAATAATAAGAGCATTAAACCATGAAAGTCTTAGCCTATTGTTTATTTGTCAGTTTGTCCCTTTTTAGTCTTTTTAGCCATGCGCAAGTAACGTCGGATAGTAAACCTATATTAAGCAAGAATATCCCTATTAATGACTTCGATAGTTTAGATATTCAAGGTCCTGTCAATGTTTACATTGATGCAACCCAAACCCATGCTTCCTTACAAATTCTCGGGGACTCGAAAAGAGTCTTTGCTGTCACTTACAGTGAAAAAAACCATATTTTATACCTTGGAACCAAACCCATTTTTCGTCCAGAACCTGGAGAAAGATTAACAATCCGCGTCAATACATCCCCGTCAAAAATAAAACAAATACAATTCAATAGTAATGCGACTCTTTTTGGCAAAGGACTGACTGGGTCTTTATCGCTTCGTGCGCAAGGAAAAGGTCAAATCAATCTTTACACCAATAAGTTAGATCTAAAATCTCTTTATAGTAACGGTAATGAAAGTATTATATTTCATAATTTACTTAGTTCAAACTTAAAAATAGAAACACATAATTCTCATAATATTGTTATTCAAGGTATCGTTTCATTAAATGAGGTCGATTATACCGGAAATGGAAATTTGAAGGTATATTGGGTTAATAGCCCTTACTTAAGAATAGATGCTAACGGTAAAGGAAAAATTAGTTTAGCAGGAGTCGTCAAAACCTTAGATATCAAATTGTCACAAGATACGCAACTATTCGCACAACAATTGCGTGCACATCAAGGATTTGTAAAAACTGAAAAACAAGCTCAAGCAACCGTAAATGTTAGAAATACATTGCGGGCATTTGCAAAAGACAAAAGCGTGATTTATTACTTATCGCCTTTAAATTTTATAAGTAAATATTCAGAAGGAGAAGGCCTAGTACTTAATAAAAATTAATAGGGGTTTCCAATTGCATCATACTGGTCATCAAGCATCCGTTTTTCTGCGTTTCGTTACTCACATTACTGCGTGCATGCTCCGTTACGACCCCAAAAAAACGACGCTTTTTATATCAAAGCACAATTAAAAACATCCTTTAATTAATTTTTTACTAAGATAATCTCAACACGACGATTAAAACTACTTGCTTTAACGTTTCGATTACTCGCAATGAAATCATGTCGCCCGTACCCGATCGTACGCAGACGTTGCGAACCTATTCCGTGCGACCATAAAAAACTTGTTATTACCTCTGCTTGATCCTGTGTAATCGCAGATGCTGTTTGTGGATCATAAAGATCATCGCTATATCCCACCACTTGAATGAGACCATCTCCGTAAGATTTTATGAGCTTAATGGTCTGACTAAGCTGCTGTGCACAATTGACAGTTAATTTCCCATTTGGCCGAAAACAGCCATCACTATAGGCAATAACTCTAAGTCGATCAGCAGCTTGTACTACTTGAATAACAGGAGATGGTAAATCCTTTTTTTTCTTTGTGTTTTTTACTGTTTTTTTCTCTAGGGATGGTTCATCCAATGAATGATTGGAAGCACAACCAGCCATAACAAACATAGCTGAAATTAATAAACAATAAAGCGAGATTGTTTTCATGATTTTCTCATCTTATTTTAATAATAGGACTATTTATTCAGCCCCTTACGTAACCTAGCATAATAAAAGCCATCCGGTCCATGAATTTGGGGAAAAATTTGTCTTCCTACACTACAAGCTACTCCCCATGTTTCGTCTAAGACCTCTTCCTTGGCATCAGCATGGAGCGATAAAAAACGAATTAATACATCGCTATTTTCTTCTGGCAACACCGAACAAGTCACATATAATAAAATACCATTCGGCTTTAATATCTCCCAAAGACTTGATATCAGTTGATATTGTTGTTCAGCTAATTTAACAATATCCTCCTCTCTGCGTAATAATTTAATGTCCGGATGTTTACGAATAACTCCGGTTCCTGAACAAGGAGCATCTAATAATATTCTATCGAATAAGCCTTCCTTCCAAATGCTTTTGAGATTCTGTGCTTTCGCACAGAGCAATTGTACTTTGGTATCTGATAAGCTTAAACGATTCAAATTCTCTTTAACTTTACTTAAACGGATTGCATCAGAATCGACAGCTACACAACTTAGTAGATCAGATTGTGATTCCAAAATATGCGTTGTTTTCCCTCCGGGTGCCGCACAAGCATCTAAAACTGTTTGCCCAGGCTTTAGCAACAATAAAGAAGTAGCCAATTGCGCGGCCGTATCTTGAATAGAAACTTCTCCTTGCATAAAACCAGGTAATTTAATTACTGGACTAGATTCGTCGAGTATAATTCCAGTTGCACTCAATTCACTTAAGTGTCCTGTTATATCCTTATCTTTTAATTTTTGCATGTAATCTTTTCTTGTAATTTTCAAAAAATTAACTCGCAGACTCATAGGAGGCAAATGATTATTGGCAGCTAAAATTGTTTGCCATTCATTGGGCCATGCTTGTTGTAATTTTTTAATTAACCAATCAGGATGAGCAAAATGACTATCTTTAGGTAATTTTTTTAGTAAACTGGCTTTTTGTCGTTGAAATGATCGTAATACCCCATTAATTAAGGGTACCGCCCAAACTTTGTTTAGTTCTCTCGCTCCTTGTACTGTCTCATGAACAGCAGCATGCGGAGATGTCCTTAAATAGTTAAGTTGATAAAGACCTATTAACAATAATGCATAAACATTTTGATCGGCGGCATTAAGAGGTTTTTTTAATAAATAGGCACATAGTTGCCTTAAAGGCGCATACCAACGTATCACTCCATAACATAATTCTTGAATAAATGCTCTATCGCGCGAATTAATGTTGGCATTTAAACCTGCTGACAAAGCATCCTTAAGCGATATTTTTTCTTTTATAACACGAGAAATAATTTGTGCGGCTGTTGCCCGAGAATTAGACATACATTCGATCTAAAATCGCACCTACATGAAATAATTCCGATTTATCATGGATGAAGCTTGAAATCGGTAAGCATCTGCCTCCGGGCCATTGCACTTCTAATAAACGTAATACACCCTTTCCTGTAGCCACATCTATACCTTCTCGGTCAGCTTTTAAGATTAAACCGGGCTTTGCGGAAGTGGTTTCATTAAGTACTTCGGCTTTACAAATACGCAATATAGACTTTCCTAATACTACGCGAGCAATTGGCTTAGGGTGGAAAGCACGCACCATTCTATCTAAATAAATTGCAGGCTTTTCCCAATCTATCTCAGCTTCCGATTTATTAATTTTTTTTGCATAGCTACTTTCTTTTTCATTTTGTGGCTCTGAAGGATACGAACCATTTTCAATGATACTTAAGCTCTCTATCAGTGCTCTAGCACCTAAATCAGCTAGCCGATCTTGTAAAGTTTGATTTGTATCATTGGGCTCGATAGTACAAGAAAATTTCTTTATCATTTCACCTGTATCAAGCCCCTCATCCATCTGCATAATAGTAACGCCGGTTTCTTTGTCACCTTCTAAAATAGCACGTTGAATGGGTGCTGCTCCCCGCCACCGTGGCAATAAGGATGCATGCACGTTGATACATCCAAAACGAGGGATAGTTAATATTGCGGGTGGCAAAATAAGTCCATAAGCCACCACTACCATTAAATCAACATTAAAAGAAGCTAATTTCTTTTGCTCATTAGCATCACGTAAACTAATTGGCTGCTGGACAGGAAGTTTATTCTCTAAAGCCAGTTTTTTAACCGGACTCATTAATAATTTTCGCCCTCTTCCAGCAGGACGATCAGGCTGTGTATAAACAGCACATATCTTATGACTTGAGTTCAACAAAGCTTGTAAACTGGGTAGAGCAAATTCGGGCGTCCCTGCAAAAATAAGTTTCAAGATTTCCCCCTTTTCTTTTTATCTAGTTTTTTAAGTGCCCATTGACGTTTAAGATGAGATAAATGATCTAAAAATAGCTTACCATTCAGATGATCCACTTCATGTTGTATACAATGCGCCAATAAATCCTCAGCTTCTAATGTATATTTTTCCCCAAATCTATCCTGAGCCTCTAGTTTAACCCATAACGCCCGTGGAGCTTTATCATAAACTCCCGGCACAGATAAACAACCTTCTTCCATTAATGCCTCGCCTTTTTTCTCAACAATTACAGGGTTAATTAAACACCAAGTTTTCGATTTATTATTAGAAACGTCAATAACCGCTAGTTTTTTGCTAATAGCAATTTGTGGAGCCGCTAAACCTATGCCCTTAGCGGCATACATCGTCTCAAACATATCGTCAATTAATCGTTGTAAAGCCTCGTCAAAAACCGTAATTGACGTTGTGGACGCACGCAAACGTACATCTGGAAGTTGGATAATAGGATAAATAGCCATAGAATTTTATCTTTTTTTACTCATCAAAATCAAAAGTCATTATGATACTTGTTGGTTGTATTATACTAAATGTGACATCTGACAGTCCAAAGGTCAATTTTCCTTACTTAAAATGCTTAAGTCAATCATCAGCTTTAAGAAATAAAACATCTTTAAGGTCTAAGAATTTTAAAGAGTGACGCTGTACTTTTTTTCTGTATAATTATCAGACAATTTCGCAATCAAGGAGGATCATTGATAAAAGAGAGGTTATAATGCCTAACGATATTGAACAACTTAAACAAGATTTTTTACGTTATATTAATTTTTTACAATTCCTTTCACCAGAAATATTAGTCGATAAAGTATCCTCGATTTCCCAAAATAAACTTTCTAAAATTGAAATCAAGCATAATAATGAGAAAATATTATTTATCGAGACCAAAAACAAAAAATGCCACTTAACCAAAAATGACTTAGGAAAATATGGTCTTAGTGTAGAAGATTTTAGAAAAGGTATCGAAGATATCAAGAGCAAAGATCCAAAAAAAATATTTTCAGCCGCTGTCGAAGAAATTATTATTCTC
This window contains:
- a CDS encoding SPOR domain-containing protein encodes the protein MAKDYAKKYTKYKYLTPRRKNNRYLWVMLGISIGLFILGLFFLKPVHKRTAIQSVEKIADKKNIEVPAPQSPEPKFDFYNILPQDNLNLSQHVDSAMKEMPLSNDMTTTLHTSSGQQRPIDAMLSPTPEQVAIAEAKKQLEEEMSQFNHEVYMLVLGDFTDRAHAEQLQAQALLKGFPVQKKANLVNGKLIYQIYIGPSNLGRLTEEKKRLNKAGLAAILIKIIP
- the fmt gene encoding methionyl-tRNA formyltransferase, with the translated sequence MKLIFAGTPEFALPSLQALLNSSHKICAVYTQPDRPAGRGRKLLMSPVKKLALENKLPVQQPISLRDANEQKKLASFNVDLMVVVAYGLILPPAILTIPRFGCINVHASLLPRWRGAAPIQRAILEGDKETGVTIMQMDEGLDTGEMIKKFSCTIEPNDTNQTLQDRLADLGARALIESLSIIENGSYPSEPQNEKESSYAKKINKSEAEIDWEKPAIYLDRMVRAFHPKPIARVVLGKSILRICKAEVLNETTSAKPGLILKADREGIDVATGKGVLRLLEVQWPGGRCLPISSFIHDKSELFHVGAILDRMYV
- the rsmB gene encoding 16S rRNA (cytosine(967)-C(5))-methyltransferase RsmB — protein: MSNSRATAAQIISRVIKEKISLKDALSAGLNANINSRDRAFIQELCYGVIRWYAPLRQLCAYLLKKPLNAADQNVYALLLIGLYQLNYLRTSPHAAVHETVQGARELNKVWAVPLINGVLRSFQRQKASLLKKLPKDSHFAHPDWLIKKLQQAWPNEWQTILAANNHLPPMSLRVNFLKITRKDYMQKLKDKDITGHLSELSATGIILDESSPVIKLPGFMQGEVSIQDTAAQLATSLLLLKPGQTVLDACAAPGGKTTHILESQSDLLSCVAVDSDAIRLSKVKENLNRLSLSDTKVQLLCAKAQNLKSIWKEGLFDRILLDAPCSGTGVIRKHPDIKLLRREEDIVKLAEQQYQLISSLWEILKPNGILLYVTCSVLPEENSDVLIRFLSLHADAKEEVLDETWGVACSVGRQIFPQIHGPDGFYYARLRKGLNK
- a CDS encoding OmpA family protein, whose amino-acid sequence is MKTISLYCLLISAMFVMAGCASNHSLDEPSLEKKTVKNTKKKKDLPSPVIQVVQAADRLRVIAYSDGCFRPNGKLTVNCAQQLSQTIKLIKSYGDGLIQVVGYSDDLYDPQTASAITQDQAEVITSFLWSHGIGSQRLRTIGYGRHDFIASNRNVKASSFNRRVEIILVKN
- the argS gene encoding arginine--tRNA ligase; this translates as MKRIVQQEIKKALLSMGELSLPASLTIQVDYAREKSHGDFSSNIALVLAKKLQISPLQLAEKIKSKIDCSSENSKLEKIEIAKPGFINFFLKKSFWYPVIEEILNQTNQFGISNLGNNESVLVEFVSANPTGPLHVGHGRGAAYGDSMVRLLRAVGYQVCAEYYINDAGRQMDILATSVWLRYLEICGEKFIFPSNAYRGNYVHKIAEQLFSQHGKDFFKAAELVFKGIPIDEPQGGNKEQHIDGLITKAKILLGDVDYEKIFEVGLNSILSDIKEDLSAFRVNFDEWFSEKSLFETNFVDKTIKRLTASGKTYEANGALWFKSTDFGDDKDRVLLRENGQPTYFAADAAYRLCILEQRKFKKIINILGSDHHGYVPRIRAVIQALGFSSDSLKALLVQFAILYRGDKKIQMSTRSGEFITLRELREEVGTDATRFFYVLRRADQHMDFDLDLAKEQSNANPVYYVQYAYARICSVMRQLNAKKWVWDKSLGMTAIKELKEIQEQDLLVLLNRYLEILESAATSYEPHIIAHYLRDLAQSFHVYYNSFVFLIEDNKLRNARLNLIAATAQVIKNGLSLLGVETLEVM
- a CDS encoding GIN domain-containing protein; this encodes MKVLAYCLFVSLSLFSLFSHAQVTSDSKPILSKNIPINDFDSLDIQGPVNVYIDATQTHASLQILGDSKRVFAVTYSEKNHILYLGTKPIFRPEPGERLTIRVNTSPSKIKQIQFNSNATLFGKGLTGSLSLRAQGKGQINLYTNKLDLKSLYSNGNESIIFHNLLSSNLKIETHNSHNIVIQGIVSLNEVDYTGNGNLKVYWVNSPYLRIDANGKGKISLAGVVKTLDIKLSQDTQLFAQQLRAHQGFVKTEKQAQATVNVRNTLRAFAKDKSVIYYLSPLNFISKYSEGEGLVLNKN